One Coffea arabica cultivar ET-39 chromosome 5c, Coffea Arabica ET-39 HiFi, whole genome shotgun sequence DNA window includes the following coding sequences:
- the LOC140007562 gene encoding TLC domain-containing protein At5g14285-like, which translates to METLSTSALPMPNLPVFFAVYLLLYLIAYFVIFRNWSRNLRPEASSCVISLAHGTPAVFLASRAILIDPNRNFHSQNTPFQNLVLDYSIAYFLMDLCHYLIFYPRDVLFIGHHLATLFVFVTCRYCVYHGAYAILVLLILAEITSFCQNAWTLAGARRSDSEFAARLYDSLSPPFYALYTAARAFAGPVFVYQMLAFYLGGMADNVIPRWLWVSWIFVVVTAISVSILWISNLWLQLYKEITARHAEKIR; encoded by the coding sequence ATGGAAACCCTCTCTACTAGTGCGCTGCCGATGCCAAATCTTCCTGTGTTCTTCGCCGTGTATCTGCTGCTTTACTTGATTGCTTACTTCGTCATCTTCCGCAACTGGTCCAGGAATCTCCGGCCGGAAGCGTCGAGCTGCGTAATTTCACTGGCCCACGGCACTCCCGCCGTGTTTTTAGCCAGTCGCGCCATCCTGATCGATCCGAACCGCAATTTCCATTCCCAGAATACCCCTTTCCAGAATCTAGTGCTCGATTACAGCATTGCCTATTTCTTGATGGACCTGTGCCATTACTTGATTTTCTACCCAAGAGATGTGCTTTTCATCGGCCACCATCTGGCCACTTTATTCGTTTTCGTCACGTGTCGGTACTGCGTGTACCACGGGGCATATGCGATACTGGTGCTGTTGATTCTGGCAGAAATTACCAGCTTCTGCCAGAATGCTTGGACGCTGGCCGGTGCCCGCAGATCGGACTCGGAATTTGCCGCCAGACTGTACGACTCTCTGTCGCCTCCTTTTTATGCTTTGTACACCGCAGCTAGGGCTTTTGCGGGGCCGGTTTTTGTATACCAAATGCTTGCTTTTTATTTGGGTGGGATGGCGGATAATGTGATTCCCAGATGGCTCTGGGTTTCCTGGATATTTGTTGTTGTTACGGCAATTTCTGTCAGTATATTGTGGATTTCGAATCTTTGGCTTCAGTTGTACAAAGAAATAACTGCAAGGCATGCCGAGAAAATTAGATAA